A genomic segment from Clostridium pasteurianum BC1 encodes:
- the mnmE gene encoding tRNA uridine-5-carboxymethylaminomethyl(34) synthesis GTPase MnmE produces the protein MKEFDTIAAIATALGEGGISIIRVSGNNSVKIVNSIFIPKNGGNILDIKPYTMRYGNIVQLETKENIDEVIVSFMKGPKSFTAEDTIEINCHGGIFSTKRVLDEVLKAGARIAEPGEFTKRAFLNGRIDLSQAEAVMDIITSKTDISMKSAVMQSEGKLSREINSLREKLLELIAHIEATVDYPEEDLEELTSENTIVKLNDILLEIAELINSADEGKILRDGLNTAIVGKPNVGKSSLLNALLEEKRAIVTEIEGTTRDVIEEYINVSGIPIKLIDTAGIRETNDIVEKIGVENSIKKIDEADLIIFMLDASRSLEDKDLDIIKHINGKKYIILLNKTDLPKKIKNEDFKDLSSKYIIDISTKTGFGIDKLKDIIKELFFNGEIKYHDLIITNTRHKAALIRAKSNCEDAVNALKNTSAIDLASIDIRNAWYNLGQITGDTLEEDLLEKIFKNFCLGK, from the coding sequence ATGAAAGAATTTGATACTATAGCAGCAATAGCAACAGCTTTAGGTGAAGGCGGAATTTCTATAATTAGAGTTTCTGGAAATAATTCAGTAAAAATAGTAAATAGTATTTTTATACCTAAAAATGGAGGTAATATTCTAGATATTAAACCTTATACTATGAGATACGGTAATATAGTTCAGCTAGAAACTAAAGAAAATATAGATGAAGTTATTGTAAGTTTTATGAAAGGTCCTAAAAGTTTTACAGCTGAAGATACTATAGAAATAAATTGCCATGGAGGTATCTTTTCAACTAAGAGAGTCTTAGATGAAGTTTTAAAGGCTGGTGCGAGAATTGCTGAGCCAGGTGAATTTACGAAAAGGGCTTTTCTAAATGGAAGAATAGATCTTAGTCAGGCAGAGGCAGTTATGGATATAATAACTTCAAAAACTGATATAAGCATGAAATCAGCTGTTATGCAGTCAGAAGGTAAGCTTTCAAGAGAAATTAATAGTTTACGGGAAAAATTATTAGAATTAATAGCTCATATTGAAGCTACAGTAGATTATCCAGAAGAGGATCTTGAAGAGTTAACTTCTGAAAATACAATTGTGAAGTTAAATGACATATTATTAGAAATTGCAGAATTAATTAATTCTGCAGATGAAGGAAAAATATTAAGAGATGGTTTAAATACTGCTATAGTTGGTAAACCCAATGTAGGTAAATCTTCATTGCTAAACGCTTTGTTAGAAGAAAAAAGGGCTATTGTTACAGAAATTGAAGGAACTACCAGGGATGTAATAGAAGAGTATATAAATGTTTCAGGTATTCCTATAAAGCTTATTGATACCGCTGGAATACGTGAAACTAATGATATTGTAGAGAAGATAGGAGTAGAAAATTCTATAAAAAAAATAGATGAAGCCGATCTAATAATATTCATGTTAGATGCAAGCAGAAGTTTAGAAGATAAAGATTTAGATATAATAAAACATATTAATGGTAAAAAATATATTATTCTATTAAATAAGACAGATTTGCCTAAAAAAATAAAAAATGAAGATTTTAAAGATTTATCTTCGAAATATATAATAGATATATCTACAAAAACAGGTTTTGGTATAGATAAATTAAAAGATATAATTAAAGAATTGTTTTTTAATGGAGAAATAAAATATCATGACTTAATTATTACAAATACGAGACACAAAGCAGCTTTAATTAGAGCAAAGTCTAATTGTGAAGATGCTGTAAATGCTTTAAAAAACACATCGGCTATTGATCTAGCATCAATAGATATAAGAAAT
- the jag gene encoding RNA-binding cell elongation regulator Jag/EloR, giving the protein MNFIEMTGRTIEEAKQNAISELGVTEDKVDVVVIDEGRRGLLSIIGKRPAKVKVTVKRDYCEKAENFLKNIFDAMGIDAEIKIKEIKDKIKIEIIGSNMGILIGYRGETLDSLQYLVSLVINKEHDGQYKRVIIDTENYRTKREETLKKLAIRMSHKVQKSRKTIKFEPMNPYERRIIHSALQNNRNIKTYSEGDEPNRYVVIDLKKA; this is encoded by the coding sequence ATGAATTTTATTGAAATGACTGGTAGAACCATAGAAGAGGCAAAACAAAATGCTATCAGTGAATTAGGAGTTACAGAAGATAAAGTAGATGTTGTAGTTATTGATGAAGGACGCAGGGGACTTTTAAGTATTATCGGTAAACGACCTGCAAAGGTAAAGGTAACAGTTAAAAGGGATTATTGCGAAAAAGCTGAAAATTTTTTGAAAAATATTTTTGATGCCATGGGAATTGATGCAGAAATTAAAATTAAAGAAATTAAAGACAAGATAAAAATTGAAATTATAGGTTCCAATATGGGAATATTAATAGGATATAGGGGTGAAACTTTAGACTCACTTCAATATCTTGTGAGTTTAGTTATAAATAAAGAACATGATGGACAATATAAGAGAGTGATTATCGATACGGAGAATTATAGAACCAAAAGAGAGGAAACATTAAAAAAGCTTGCAATAAGGATGTCACATAAGGTACAAAAAAGTAGAAAAACTATAAAATTTGAACCAATGAATCCTTATGAGAGAAGGATAATTCATTCCGCATTACAGAATAATAGGAATATTAAAACTTATAGTGAGGGTGATGAACCCAATAGATATGTTGTAATTGATTTAAAGAAAGCCTGA
- the yidC gene encoding membrane protein insertase YidC, which yields MFKINFLNDLFVNFFQAINRSILNIIPNNNVSYGLSIIVLTIIIRMILLPLNVKQIKSSLMMSKVGPEVKKLQTKYKSDPQKLQQETMKLYKEKGVNPLGGCLPLLIQYPILIALYYVFSTLAINGIGFLWIHDLSKSATMSDWTSWILPVISGATTYFSGMLMSSTAVDKAQAKQTSTMNIVMSIVLFYMSLRFNAALVLYWVTGNIVQILQTTLVMKMVANKINNEENENKIAAESSVTIDNKDIVKNKRNKKRNSDKINNN from the coding sequence TTGTTTAAAATCAATTTCTTAAATGATTTATTTGTTAATTTCTTTCAGGCAATAAATCGTTCAATATTAAATATTATTCCAAATAACAATGTATCGTATGGCTTATCTATAATAGTTCTTACAATTATAATAAGAATGATATTGTTACCTTTAAATGTTAAACAAATTAAATCCTCATTGATGATGAGTAAAGTTGGTCCAGAAGTAAAAAAACTTCAGACTAAATACAAAAGTGATCCGCAAAAATTACAACAGGAAACGATGAAGTTGTATAAGGAAAAAGGTGTTAATCCTTTAGGCGGTTGTTTACCATTATTAATACAATATCCTATACTTATAGCATTATACTATGTATTTTCTACTTTAGCGATAAACGGCATTGGCTTTTTATGGATTCATGATTTATCTAAATCTGCCACTATGTCTGATTGGACTAGTTGGATACTTCCAGTTATATCTGGTGCTACTACATATTTTTCAGGTATGCTAATGTCGTCAACTGCTGTAGACAAGGCTCAGGCAAAACAAACATCAACTATGAATATAGTTATGTCTATAGTTCTTTTCTACATGAGTTTAAGATTTAATGCAGCATTAGTATTGTATTGGGTAACTGGTAATATAGTACAAATACTTCAAACTACATTAGTTATGAAAATGGTTGCAAATAAAATTAATAATGAAGAAAATGAAAATAAAATTGCAGCAGAAAGTAGTGTTACTATAGATAATAAAGATATTGTAAAAAATAAGAGAAATAAAAAGAGGAATTCAGATAAAATCAATAATAATTAA
- the yidD gene encoding membrane protein insertion efficiency factor YidD — translation MKKIILSMIKFYRKYISPLKRPCCRFYPTCSQYAIDAISKYGVLKGGYISIKRILRCNPFNEGGYDPVK, via the coding sequence ATGAAGAAAATAATATTATCAATGATAAAATTTTATAGAAAATATATATCACCTTTAAAAAGACCCTGTTGTAGATTTTACCCAACCTGTTCTCAGTATGCAATAGATGCAATATCAAAATACGGTGTCTTAAAGGGAGGATATATATCAATTAAAAGAATTTTAAGGTGTAATCCTTTTAATGAAGGTGGATATGATCCTGTTAAATAA